A part of Phoenix dactylifera cultivar Barhee BC4 chromosome 2, palm_55x_up_171113_PBpolish2nd_filt_p, whole genome shotgun sequence genomic DNA contains:
- the LOC103708520 gene encoding formin-like protein 3 isoform X2, with product MSLFSRFFYRRPPDGLLEFFDRVYVFDSCFSTEVLSDGIYHIYLREIVTELHEEYADSSFLAFNFREGEKRSQFAEVLCEYDITVIDYPRQYEGCPLLPLSLIQHFLRVSESWLSLRNNQNIILLHCERGGWPLLAFLLACFLIFRKLHSGERKTLEIIHREAPKGFLQLLSPLNPFPSQLRYLHYVARRNISAEWPPMERALSLDCLILRAFPGFDSENGCRPLVRIFGHNLHSKDGLSTNMIFSMPKKKSLRHYRQEDCDVIKIDIQCLVQGDVVLECVHLDFDPEREVMMFRIMFNTAFIRSNILMLNCDDVDILWDSKDLYPKGFRAEVLFGDIENISPPRAPTATLNGEVKGGLPIEAFSRVQELFNGVEWVESNDAAAFCLLKQISANDLQEKIEKLFLGDGKEFSRLQSKVGLRMPLFSPLDSDEEKDSVTSDSVSSVDHERVQHGTSITTELENTPNDHTNQDSNLTGFAQSTSSMVVMRDNSIPSLPPPSITSFPSSAVGLTSEPSETLTALPQAPHPPHPPPPPPPSLPHDLSNPSPSSPLCPSSLPSEPSWLAIKEVQSSSSLLTSFSGSIPLSSSLRPPPPPPPPPPCSTTRATEPPPRPPPLPDTFNKGPLPPPSPPIVNVSTSCPLPPPPPSLPTKTSSNPLPPPPPPFPIISNRSPPPPPPPPPTTSNKIPPPPPLPGPPPPSMSKKGPPPPPPPPLSSTRVDLGTGHGTPPRPPPPPRPPPPPPPPPTMPHKIPPPPPLPPLLAVSKKGPPPPPPPPPSSSRVVLGTACGAPPPPPPPPPPPPLNSVRASPPAPPPPPLVPSKRGTMPLPPPQAAKPPGVVPPPPPLHGGSRGIPGPPQPPGSKVSNAPAPSPPTLGRGKISISSLGRGCGSTQPANAPKKASLKPLHWVKVTRAMQGSLWADNQKQENQSRAPEIDLSELESLFSANVATGGSGKDKGGTRRGSSISKPEIVQLVDLRRANNCEIMLTKIKMPLPDMINAILALDASVLDIDQVENLIKFCPTKEEMEMLKNYTSNKEMLGRCEQFFMELMKVPRVESKLRVFSFRITFSTQVKELRANLNTINDASREVKESLKLRQIMQTILTLGNAINQGTARGSAVGFRLDSLLKLSDTRARNNKMTLMHYLCKLLAEKMPELLDFDKDLVHLEAASKIQLKLVAEEMQAVSKGLEKVEQELTVSENDGDISMGFRKRLM from the exons ATGTCTCTCTTTAGCAGGTTCTTTTATAGGAGACCTCCTGATGGTTTGCTGGAATTCTTTGATAGAGTTTATG TTTTTGATTCATGCTTCTCTACTGAGGTTTTATCTGATGGAATATACCATATCTACTTGCGTGAAATTGTAACTGAGCTCCATGAAGAATATgccgattcttcctttcttgcATTTAACTTCAGAGAGGGAGAAAAGAGAAGCCAATTTGCAGAAGTTCTTTGCGAATATGATATCACGGTCATCGATTATCCACGACAGTATGAAGGCTGCCCTCTTCTCCCTTTGTCTCTTATTCAGCACTTCCTTCGTGTCAGTGAAAGTTGGCTGTCTCTCAGgaataatcaaaacattatattgcttcattgtgagaGAGGGGGTTGGCCACTTTTAGCATTTCTTCTagcttgttttttgatttttagaaaattgcacagtggagaacgGAAAACTCTAGAAATTATCCATCGTGAGGCTCCTAAAGGATTTTTACAACTTTTATCACCACTGAATCCATTCCCATCCCAGCTCCGTTACTTGCATTATGTTGCTAGAAGGAATATTTCTGCAGAGTGGCCTCCTATGGAACGAGCTCTTTCTTTGGATTGCCTCATTCTTCGTGCCTTTCCAGGCTTTGATTCTGAGAATGGATGCAGACCGTTAGTCCGTATTTTTGGCCATAATCTCCATAGCAAAGATGGCCTGTCAACCAACATGATTTTTTCAATGCCCAAGAAGAAATCCTTGCGACACTACAGACAG GAAGACTGTGATGTGATTAAAATTGATATCCAATGCTTAGTTCAAGGTGATGTTGTCTTGGAATGTGTTCATCTTGACTTTGATCCAGAAAGGGAGGTTATGATGTTCCGCATCATGTTCAATACTGCTTTCATTCGGTCGAATATATTGATGCTGAACTGCGATGATGTGGACATACTTTGGGATTCAAAGGATCTGTATCCAAAAGGTTTTAGAGCAGAG GTGCTTTTTGGCGACATTGAGAACATCTCTCCTCCCAGAGCTCCAACTGCAACTTTAAATGGTGAGGTAAAAGGTGGATTGCCTATAGAAGCCTTTTCAAGGGTGCAAGAACTTTTTAATGgtgttgaatgggttgaaagcAATGATGCTGCTGCTTTTTGCTTGCTCAAACAAATCTCGGCAAATGACCTCCAAGAAAAAATCGAGAAGCTGTTTTTAGGTGATGGGAAAGAATTTTCAAGGCTGCAAAGTAAAGTTGGTTTACGGATGCCACTGTTCTCGCCTTTAGACTCTGATGAAGAAAAAGATTCTGTAACTTCAGATTCTGTTTCTTCGGTGGACCATGAAAGGGTTCAACATGGTACAAGTATCACTACAGAATTAGAAAACACACCTAATGATCATACAAATCAAGATTCTAATTTGACAG GATTTGCACAGTCAACTTCCTCTATGGTTGTTATGCGCGACAACAGTATTCCTTCATTGCCACCACCTTCAATAACTTCATTTCCTTCCTCTGCAGTTGGTCTTACATCTGAACCATCAGAAACACTTACTGCTCTGCCCCAAGCTcctcaccctccccacccccctccccctccccctccttctcTACCTCATGATTTGTCTAATCCTTCCCCTTCTTCGCCTTTGTGTCCATCATCTCTACCCTCTGAACCATCCTGGCTCGCAATTAAAGAAGTCCAATCATCGTCGTCGTTGTTGACTTCATTTAGTGGATCCATACCACTGTCATCATCACTGCGGCCACCgccgccaccgccaccgccaccaCCATGTTCAACCACAAGAGCTACAGAGCCTCCACCTCGTCCTCCGCCTCTCCCTGACACATTTAATAAAGGTCCTCTACCACCTCCATCACCGCCTATTGTCAATGTATCTACCAGTTGTCCTCTGCCTCCACCACCTCCTAGTCTTCCTACTAAAACCAGTTCTAACCCTTTGCCTCCACCTCCACCTCCTTTTCCTATTATATCAAATAGGagcccaccaccaccaccaccacctcccccTACTACGTCTAATAagattcctcctcctcctcccctccctGGTCCTCCTCCCCCTTCCATGTCTAAAAAGGGTCCTCCACccccaccacctcctcctctaAGTTCAACTCGCGTTGACCTTGGTACTGGTCATGGGACTCCACCacgaccaccaccaccaccacgaccaccaccaccaccaccacctccacctACTATGCCTCATAAGATTCCTCCTCccccccctctccctcctctccttgCTGTGTCTAAAAAgggtcctcctcctccaccacctcctcctccaagTTCAAGTCGGGTTGTCCTTGGTACTGCTTGTGGGGCTccacctccacctccccctccccctcccccacctCCTTTGAATTCTGTACGAGCAAGCCCTCCAgccccacctcctcctcccttggTACCTAGCAAGAGAGGCACCATGCCTCTGCCACCTCCTCAAGCAGCAAAACCTCCTGGAGTTGTGCCTCCTCCACCACCCTTACATGGAGGAAGTCGTGGAATACCAGGTCCACCACAGCCTCCTGGATCCAAGGTTTCAAATGCACCAGCACCATCCCCTCCAACTTTAGGTAGGGGAAAAATTAGTATATCAAGTTTAGGAAGAGGTTGTGGATCTACACAACCTGCTAATGCACCAAAAAAAGCTTCATTAAAGCCATTACATTGGGTGAAAGTTACTCGTGCAATGCAAGGAAGTCTATGGGCTGATAATCAGAAACAAGAGAATCAGTCAAG GGCCCCTGAGATTGATCTTTCTGAGCTGGAAAGTTTATTCTCCGCTAATGTTGCAACTGGTGGAAGCGGGAAAGATAAGGGTGGAACTCGACGTGGTTCTAGCATCAGCAAGCCAGAGATAGTTCAGCTg GTTGACTTGCGCAGAGCAAATAATTGCGAAATCATGCTTACAAAAATTAAAATGCCTCTTCCAGACATGATT AATGCAATCTTAGCTCTGGATGCTTCAGTTTTGGATATTGACCAAGTGGAAAATCTGATCAAATTTTGCCCAACAAAAGAAGAAATGGAGATGCTGAAG AACTACACCAGCAACAAAGAAATGCTTGGGAGATGTGAGCAG TTTTTCATGGAGCTCATGAAGGTTCCTCGAGTAGAATCCAAGTTGAGGGTCTTCTCTTTTAGGATCACCTTCTCCACTCAG gtgaaggAGTTACGGGCCAACTTGAATACAATCAATGATGCATCTAGAGAG GTAAAAGAGTCTTTGAAGTTGCGACAAATAATGCAGACAATTCTTACATTAGGAAACGCAATAAACCAAGGCACTGCACGAG GTTCTGCTGTGGGATTCAGACTGGACAGCCTTCTTAAACTATCAGATACACGTGCAAGAAATAACAAAATGACATTAATGCATTATTTATGCAAG CTTCTTGCTGAGAAAATGCCTGAGTTGCTTGATTTTGATAAAGATTTGGTTCATTTGGAAGCAGCCTCTAAG ATCCAATTAAAGTTGGTAGCTGAAGAAATGCAAGCAGTTAGCAAGGGTCTTGAAAAGGTTGAGCAAGAACTTACAGTTTCCGAAAATGATGGTGATATTTCCATGGGCTTTCGGAAG AGGCTGATGTGA
- the LOC103708520 gene encoding formin-like protein 3 isoform X1, with amino-acid sequence MSLFSRFFYRRPPDGLLEFFDRVYVFDSCFSTEVLSDGIYHIYLREIVTELHEEYADSSFLAFNFREGEKRSQFAEVLCEYDITVIDYPRQYEGCPLLPLSLIQHFLRVSESWLSLRNNQNIILLHCERGGWPLLAFLLACFLIFRKLHSGERKTLEIIHREAPKGFLQLLSPLNPFPSQLRYLHYVARRNISAEWPPMERALSLDCLILRAFPGFDSENGCRPLVRIFGHNLHSKDGLSTNMIFSMPKKKSLRHYRQEDCDVIKIDIQCLVQGDVVLECVHLDFDPEREVMMFRIMFNTAFIRSNILMLNCDDVDILWDSKDLYPKGFRAEVLFGDIENISPPRAPTATLNGEVKGGLPIEAFSRVQELFNGVEWVESNDAAAFCLLKQISANDLQEKIEKLFLGDGKEFSRLQSKVGLRMPLFSPLDSDEEKDSVTSDSVSSVDHERVQHGTSITTELENTPNDHTNQDSNLTGFAQSTSSMVVMRDNSIPSLPPPSITSFPSSAVGLTSEPSETLTALPQAPHPPHPPPPPPPSLPHDLSNPSPSSPLCPSSLPSEPSWLAIKEVQSSSSLLTSFSGSIPLSSSLRPPPPPPPPPPCSTTRATEPPPRPPPLPDTFNKGPLPPPSPPIVNVSTSCPLPPPPPSLPTKTSSNPLPPPPPPFPIISNRSPPPPPPPPPTTSNKIPPPPPLPGPPPPSMSKKGPPPPPPPPLSSTRVDLGTGHGTPPRPPPPPRPPPPPPPPPTMPHKIPPPPPLPPLLAVSKKGPPPPPPPPPSSSRVVLGTACGAPPPPPPPPPPPPLNSVRASPPAPPPPPLVPSKRGTMPLPPPQAAKPPGVVPPPPPLHGGSRGIPGPPQPPGSKVSNAPAPSPPTLGRGKISISSLGRGCGSTQPANAPKKASLKPLHWVKVTRAMQGSLWADNQKQENQSRAPEIDLSELESLFSANVATGGSGKDKGGTRRGSSISKPEIVQLVDLRRANNCEIMLTKIKMPLPDMINAILALDASVLDIDQVENLIKFCPTKEEMEMLKNYTSNKEMLGRCEQFFMELMKVPRVESKLRVFSFRITFSTQVKELRANLNTINDASREVKESLKLRQIMQTILTLGNAINQGTARGSAVGFRLDSLLKLSDTRARNNKMTLMHYLCKLLAEKMPELLDFDKDLVHLEAASKIQLKLVAEEMQAVSKGLEKVEQELTVSENDGDISMGFRKALKSFLDTAEADVRSLISLYSEVGRNADSLAQYFGEDPARCPFEQVTSILVVFVNLFNKAREENARIVEAEKKKMEKEAMKEKVNASAKKN; translated from the exons ATGTCTCTCTTTAGCAGGTTCTTTTATAGGAGACCTCCTGATGGTTTGCTGGAATTCTTTGATAGAGTTTATG TTTTTGATTCATGCTTCTCTACTGAGGTTTTATCTGATGGAATATACCATATCTACTTGCGTGAAATTGTAACTGAGCTCCATGAAGAATATgccgattcttcctttcttgcATTTAACTTCAGAGAGGGAGAAAAGAGAAGCCAATTTGCAGAAGTTCTTTGCGAATATGATATCACGGTCATCGATTATCCACGACAGTATGAAGGCTGCCCTCTTCTCCCTTTGTCTCTTATTCAGCACTTCCTTCGTGTCAGTGAAAGTTGGCTGTCTCTCAGgaataatcaaaacattatattgcttcattgtgagaGAGGGGGTTGGCCACTTTTAGCATTTCTTCTagcttgttttttgatttttagaaaattgcacagtggagaacgGAAAACTCTAGAAATTATCCATCGTGAGGCTCCTAAAGGATTTTTACAACTTTTATCACCACTGAATCCATTCCCATCCCAGCTCCGTTACTTGCATTATGTTGCTAGAAGGAATATTTCTGCAGAGTGGCCTCCTATGGAACGAGCTCTTTCTTTGGATTGCCTCATTCTTCGTGCCTTTCCAGGCTTTGATTCTGAGAATGGATGCAGACCGTTAGTCCGTATTTTTGGCCATAATCTCCATAGCAAAGATGGCCTGTCAACCAACATGATTTTTTCAATGCCCAAGAAGAAATCCTTGCGACACTACAGACAG GAAGACTGTGATGTGATTAAAATTGATATCCAATGCTTAGTTCAAGGTGATGTTGTCTTGGAATGTGTTCATCTTGACTTTGATCCAGAAAGGGAGGTTATGATGTTCCGCATCATGTTCAATACTGCTTTCATTCGGTCGAATATATTGATGCTGAACTGCGATGATGTGGACATACTTTGGGATTCAAAGGATCTGTATCCAAAAGGTTTTAGAGCAGAG GTGCTTTTTGGCGACATTGAGAACATCTCTCCTCCCAGAGCTCCAACTGCAACTTTAAATGGTGAGGTAAAAGGTGGATTGCCTATAGAAGCCTTTTCAAGGGTGCAAGAACTTTTTAATGgtgttgaatgggttgaaagcAATGATGCTGCTGCTTTTTGCTTGCTCAAACAAATCTCGGCAAATGACCTCCAAGAAAAAATCGAGAAGCTGTTTTTAGGTGATGGGAAAGAATTTTCAAGGCTGCAAAGTAAAGTTGGTTTACGGATGCCACTGTTCTCGCCTTTAGACTCTGATGAAGAAAAAGATTCTGTAACTTCAGATTCTGTTTCTTCGGTGGACCATGAAAGGGTTCAACATGGTACAAGTATCACTACAGAATTAGAAAACACACCTAATGATCATACAAATCAAGATTCTAATTTGACAG GATTTGCACAGTCAACTTCCTCTATGGTTGTTATGCGCGACAACAGTATTCCTTCATTGCCACCACCTTCAATAACTTCATTTCCTTCCTCTGCAGTTGGTCTTACATCTGAACCATCAGAAACACTTACTGCTCTGCCCCAAGCTcctcaccctccccacccccctccccctccccctccttctcTACCTCATGATTTGTCTAATCCTTCCCCTTCTTCGCCTTTGTGTCCATCATCTCTACCCTCTGAACCATCCTGGCTCGCAATTAAAGAAGTCCAATCATCGTCGTCGTTGTTGACTTCATTTAGTGGATCCATACCACTGTCATCATCACTGCGGCCACCgccgccaccgccaccgccaccaCCATGTTCAACCACAAGAGCTACAGAGCCTCCACCTCGTCCTCCGCCTCTCCCTGACACATTTAATAAAGGTCCTCTACCACCTCCATCACCGCCTATTGTCAATGTATCTACCAGTTGTCCTCTGCCTCCACCACCTCCTAGTCTTCCTACTAAAACCAGTTCTAACCCTTTGCCTCCACCTCCACCTCCTTTTCCTATTATATCAAATAGGagcccaccaccaccaccaccacctcccccTACTACGTCTAATAagattcctcctcctcctcccctccctGGTCCTCCTCCCCCTTCCATGTCTAAAAAGGGTCCTCCACccccaccacctcctcctctaAGTTCAACTCGCGTTGACCTTGGTACTGGTCATGGGACTCCACCacgaccaccaccaccaccacgaccaccaccaccaccaccacctccacctACTATGCCTCATAAGATTCCTCCTCccccccctctccctcctctccttgCTGTGTCTAAAAAgggtcctcctcctccaccacctcctcctccaagTTCAAGTCGGGTTGTCCTTGGTACTGCTTGTGGGGCTccacctccacctccccctccccctcccccacctCCTTTGAATTCTGTACGAGCAAGCCCTCCAgccccacctcctcctcccttggTACCTAGCAAGAGAGGCACCATGCCTCTGCCACCTCCTCAAGCAGCAAAACCTCCTGGAGTTGTGCCTCCTCCACCACCCTTACATGGAGGAAGTCGTGGAATACCAGGTCCACCACAGCCTCCTGGATCCAAGGTTTCAAATGCACCAGCACCATCCCCTCCAACTTTAGGTAGGGGAAAAATTAGTATATCAAGTTTAGGAAGAGGTTGTGGATCTACACAACCTGCTAATGCACCAAAAAAAGCTTCATTAAAGCCATTACATTGGGTGAAAGTTACTCGTGCAATGCAAGGAAGTCTATGGGCTGATAATCAGAAACAAGAGAATCAGTCAAG GGCCCCTGAGATTGATCTTTCTGAGCTGGAAAGTTTATTCTCCGCTAATGTTGCAACTGGTGGAAGCGGGAAAGATAAGGGTGGAACTCGACGTGGTTCTAGCATCAGCAAGCCAGAGATAGTTCAGCTg GTTGACTTGCGCAGAGCAAATAATTGCGAAATCATGCTTACAAAAATTAAAATGCCTCTTCCAGACATGATT AATGCAATCTTAGCTCTGGATGCTTCAGTTTTGGATATTGACCAAGTGGAAAATCTGATCAAATTTTGCCCAACAAAAGAAGAAATGGAGATGCTGAAG AACTACACCAGCAACAAAGAAATGCTTGGGAGATGTGAGCAG TTTTTCATGGAGCTCATGAAGGTTCCTCGAGTAGAATCCAAGTTGAGGGTCTTCTCTTTTAGGATCACCTTCTCCACTCAG gtgaaggAGTTACGGGCCAACTTGAATACAATCAATGATGCATCTAGAGAG GTAAAAGAGTCTTTGAAGTTGCGACAAATAATGCAGACAATTCTTACATTAGGAAACGCAATAAACCAAGGCACTGCACGAG GTTCTGCTGTGGGATTCAGACTGGACAGCCTTCTTAAACTATCAGATACACGTGCAAGAAATAACAAAATGACATTAATGCATTATTTATGCAAG CTTCTTGCTGAGAAAATGCCTGAGTTGCTTGATTTTGATAAAGATTTGGTTCATTTGGAAGCAGCCTCTAAG ATCCAATTAAAGTTGGTAGCTGAAGAAATGCAAGCAGTTAGCAAGGGTCTTGAAAAGGTTGAGCAAGAACTTACAGTTTCCGAAAATGATGGTGATATTTCCATGGGCTTTCGGAAG GCCTTGAAAAGTTTTCTTGATACTGCAGAGGCTGATGTGAGGTCCCTTATATCATTATATTCCGAAGTT GGAAGAAATGCTGATTCTTTAGCTCAGTATTTTGGTGAAGATCCCGCTCGCTGTCCATTTGAACAAG